The nucleotide window AACAGGTACTTTTCAACCTCTTCGACAATGCCCGCAAATATGCTGGTACTGACCAGCCCCTCGGTGTCTATCTCCGGCGCGACGGCAAGGAAGCGGTGATCAGCGTGACCGATCAGGGCAAGGGCATTCCCACCGATGAGCTCGAACTCATCTTCGAGAAATTCTATCGGCGGGCCAAGGGGGATGGCCGACCCGCCGGCACCGGCCTTGGCCTCTCCATTGCCCGCGGCTTCGTCTCTGCCATGGGCGGGACGATCAAGGCGGAAAGTCCTGCAGTCCGCAAGCGCGGGACTCGGTTCATAATCCGCCTGCCTCTGGCGGAGGCCCCGACGCCATGACCGAGACCCGTATCCTCGTCGTTGACGATGAACCGCAAATCCAGCGCTTCCTCAAGCCGGCACTGATGGCCGTCGGCTATGATGTCGTGCAGGCCGGCACCGTGGCCGAAGCCAAACGTGCGATTGCCATGCAGGCGCCCGATGCCGTCGTGCTCGATCTCGGCCTGCCCGATGGCGACGGCAAGGAGGTGATTGCCACGGTCCGCGCCTTCTCCAGCGTGCCCATCATCGTGCTCTCCGCGCGCGACCAGGAACGCGAAAAGATCGACGCCCTCGATCTGGGTGCCGACGACTATGTCGAAAAGCCATTCGGCATCGGCGAGTTGCTGGCCCGCATCCGCACGGCGTTGCGTCACCAGGAACCAACACAAAGACGTCCGGATACAATTACGATCGGGCCCCTGACCATTGATGATGCGGCCCACCGCGTCGAGCGTGACGGTAAGGGCATCCACCTGACGCCAAAGGAATACGATTTGTTGCTGCTGCTGGCTCGCAATGCCGGACGGGTCCTGATCCATCGACAGATTCTCAGCCAGATCTGGGGACCCGCCCATGCCGAGGATGTTCAATATCTTAGGGTGTTGATCGGCCAGCTCCGGGCCAAGATCGACCTGGGAGGGGGGCGGCCATCCCTGATCCGGAACGAAGCTGGTGTTGGCTATCGTCTGGAGCCAAATGGGGACGAGTGAAGTCAGAGAAGGATGCCTCAAAGGCTGTTCCTTAGGCGCTCGTCTGGCGGCGGCTTTCCCTCAAAGTTGAATAATACCCGACAGACCGCAAACGGCCCCCTTTGCGCCGTTGCATCTTGGGTATGCAGAAAGTCCACTTGCGTGGACTTTTCGCTGAAACCCGCCAGTCCGGCTGACGCCCCCAACTGGCATGTGCCTCGAATCGATGGGCATCTAGGTTGAGCTACCGCTTCGTATCGTCCCGCATCTCATCCAGCAGGTCGGCCCACCACTGCATCATGCGGACGCGTTCGTCCCAGTAGGTAGAGCGGTTATATATTCGACGGACTTCGCGGGCGTCGAGATGAGCGAGTTGGGCCTCGATGGCATCTGCGCTAAATTTGCCACTCTCGTTGAGGATGGTACTGGCAGAAGACCGAAAGCCGTGGGCCGTGTGCTCCGACCGGCCAATCCCCATCCGACGCAAGGCCGAGTTCATTGAATTCTCGGACAGCAACTTTTTGCCTGTCATCATTGATGGAAATACGTAGGGCCGGTCACCAAACAGATTTTGCATTTCCTCGATCACTATAAGGGCTTGGCGGGAAAGAGGTACTTGATGCTCGCGGCGCATCTTTGTTTTCGCTGCTGGAATGGTCCAGACTGCATCTGCTCCGTTCAATTCGGACCATTCCATGGACCGCGTTTCACCAGGACGGGCGAAGCACAACGCTTGAATCGAGAGGGCGCCACGTAGTGACGGCCAGCCCTCATAGCCATAGATTGCCCTTAGGAGTCCGCCGAGGCCCGTCGGGTCAGTGAGTGCAGCATGGCTCACCGGAGCGTGCCTTTGAAGCGCCCCGCGTAGTGCCGAGGTCGGATCGCTCTCTGCGCGCGCCGTCGCGATGGCGAAACGAAAGACTCTCCCGATCGCGGCGCGTGTAGGAAGTGCGCTCTCGACACGACCACTCCGTTCTAAGGCCGCCAGCACGGCGAGGACGTCCTTGGCGGTGATTTGGGTGATGAGATGGGGCGCAAGTTGGGACGCGAGTGTCTGAAGCATCCACTTATTCTTCTCAATCGTCGGCTCGGCCCTTCCATCACGGCGCATTTTTTCGATGAACTCTCGCGCAACCACTCCAAAAGTGTTACCTGCCGCAGCCATTGCATCGAGGCGCGCCCGCTTCTTCGCCAAAGATGGATCAGTCCCCTCTCTCAGTAGCTGTTTTGCCTCATCTTTTTTGACCTTGCGTCTGAAAGAGTGAGCGCCGGATATGGGCCGAACGTAAGAGTCTTGCGCTTTTCGGCAAATCGGTAGTCCATCCTCCATGATTTGCCGCCAGCAGGTGAGACGAAAAGATACAGTCCTTCCATATCCGGAAGTTTCTTCGCCTTTTTGTCAGGCTTCGCGTTTCGAATCTGAATGTCGGTTAGGGGCAATGACGGTATTGTCCCTTGAGCGGCGAGTTTGATACCGTCAAAAATACCGCCAAAATCATTGGCTGTCACTGGACATGGCTGAACGACCTCGCGCGCGCGAGGGGCCAAGGTCCGCGAAAACCTTGAACTATCAGACTTTGCGGGACGGTGCTGGACTGGTCGCTGGAGCGGGTGAAGGGAATCGAACCCTCGTCGTAAGCTTGGGAAGCTTCTGCTCTGCCATTGAGCTACACCCGCAATGGCCTCTAAATGCTGGAATTCGCGGCCAGCGTCAAGCGGCGCTATGGAGCAGGCAGACCTGCTGGGTGCAAGGTCGGTCATATTCCGTTCATTAACGGGGTCCTGGACCCCGACCCACCTCAATATTGGGCCTTGCCTTGCTCAAGAAACGCAAATATTGCGTAATGGAGCAGGAAAGGAACCACAATGGCACCGGGCAAGCGCGCCAGCCAGGCCGACATCGCCGAGAAGCTTGGAGTTTCCGTGTCCACCGTGTCCCGGGCCCTGGCCAATGAAATCGGCATCAGCGATGCGGTGCGTGCCGACGTGCAGCGCATGGCGCGCGCGCTCGGCTACAAAAGCAAGCACCCCCCTGTCCCGGGCAATCTCGACCGACGCGCCCTGGCCCTGGTGCCGCTCAACAGCGCCGTGGGCAGTCTGGCCAGCTTCTACTCCGACATTGTCGAGGGCATGCGCTCACAGGCCGAGCAGATGGGGCTGGTGCTCGATGTCCGGCTGGTCAATGAAGATATGGTGACCCTGGATTTCATTCGCCGCCAGGTGTCCAAGACCGGGGCCAATGGCGTCATCCTGGCCGGTATCGATCCGGATGAGGCTATTGCCGAATGGGCGCTGCAAAGCCAGATGGCACTCGTGCTGGCCAATGGCAGCGATCCGCTCATGCGGTTCAATTCCGTTTGCCCGGCCAATTTCTACGGTGCCTACCAGGCGACGCAGCATCTCATCGATGCCGGTCATCGCAAGATCCTGCACTATACCTATCACCATCGCCCCACCATCCTGCAGCGCCGCCGCGGTTTCGAGGCCGCCATTGCCGCCAATCCGGGCACCGAAGGGCTGGTGGTCATTTCCAATGAATATTCGAGCAAGGACCTGCTGGCGGCCCTTCTGGCCGGACAATACGATGTCAGTGCCGTCTTCTGCTGGAATGATGGCGTCGCGGTGACCATGGTGGAAGCGCTTTTGGGGCAGGATTCGCCCATGCGGCCGGGCTTTTCCATTATCGGCTTTGACGACCTCCCCATCGCCGGCATGGCCAGCCCCAGGCTCAGCACCATCCGTGTCAATCGCGAAGCCCTGGGGCGCGGGGTCATTCGCTTGCTCGCCTCCCAGCTCGATGGCGAAACCGCCGTGCAGCAGTTGGAAATCGGCTTGACCCTGGTCGGCGGCGAGACGGTACGTCGCCTCGATTGATCGGCACTTCAGTGACATTTCTTGCGCCCCATCCAGGCGCATTTTTATGCCCATCTGACGCCCCATCTTGCCCCCATCTTACTTGCGATCTTGCTCAGCGTCCTACTCGCCATGTTGAAAAGCCGTGACTTGTACCTCGCCCGGACAGGTCTAGGCGGCTGACTTTGCGACGCAATTCCCGCAAATTTGCATTATTTGCACAAAAAGCGCAAAAAGCTTGAATTTGCGCAATATCATGCGTAACTTTGCACTGCGCCTGAAGATCCCAAACGGGAATTCGCCAGCAATCCGTTAACACCAACCCCAGCCAAAGCGGGGATTTTGCGAACGGACTGCTGGCGCCGGGCGCAACCAGGGAGGTTTGCGTGACTCTGCGGGGCTGGAATGTGAAGCATGTCGGCATGGTGCTCAGCGCCGCGCAGACCTTTGCGCCATTTCCCCGCCATGGCAGTTCCGAGTTCACGACGCTGAAGGCGCGTCTTGGCACAGACGTGGTTACCGAACTTCTGGCCGCTGCCGAGGACGATCTCGTGGCGCCAATACCGGCCCTTCCGGCCCGCCTTTATCACGAATTCCGCGAAACCGGGCGCCGCGAGGGCTATGAAGACGCCCAGCGCCTGCGCCGCAATATGCTCTATCGCCTGACCCTGGCCGAGTGGCTGGAGGGAGAGGGGCGCTTCCTGCCCGCTCTTGAGGATGTTGCCTGGGCGCGGCTCGAGGAGGCCAATTGGGCCTGGCCCGCCCACGCCCGTGATCTCGATCGCACCGATCATCCGACGCTGGATCTGGCAGCGGCCATGACCGCGCTCGACATGGCGGAAATGGACTATCTGATCGGCGAGCGCCTTTCACCCAATCTGCGCCTGCGCCTGCGAGAGGAAGTCGAGCGGCGCGCCATCGGTGCCTTCCTAGACCGGGACGACCATTGGTGGCTGCACACGACGCCGGACAAACAGGTCAATAACTGGACCGCGGTCTGCGTCGCCGGCGTGGTCGGTGCTGCCCTCTATCTCGAACCGGACGCCAACCGTCTGGCCCGGATCGTCACACGCGGGCTCCATAGCCTCGCCGACTATCTTGAAACCTTTGACCAGCAGGGTGGCTCTTCAGAGGGGCCGGACTACTGGACCTATGGCTTTGGCAATTATGTGGTTCTGGCCCATCTGCTGCACCAGCGCAGCGGCGGCGCCATCGATCTGCTCGAAGGTCCCTTTCTGCGCGATATCGCTCAATTCCCGTTGCGAACGCAGATGGCCCCCGGGGTCTGGGTCAGTTTCTCGGACTCCGACGCCAGTCCTGTCTTTCACCCGGGCCTGCTCTCGCATCTGGCGGCGCATATGAACCTGCCCGGACTGCTCGGTCTGGGCATGGTCAATGACTTTGCCGTCGAAGGCTTCAACCAGTTCTGCTGGCCGCTACGCCAATTTGCTTGGCCGCTGCCGGATGCTGCGGCACCGGCCGTGCCGGGGCCTCATGACTGGTACGATGAAATGGGCTGGATGATCAGCCGGCTTGATCCCCAGGACCCGCAATCGCTGCGCCTGGCCGCCAAGGGCGGACACAATGATGAAATGCATAACCAGAACGATGTCGGCTCGTTCATGGTCGTGGCCGGCGGCAAGGTTGTGCTGACCGACCCCGGTCGTGGCCGCTATTCCAAGGCCTATTTCGGCCCGGAGCGCTACCAGAACCTGTTTGCCTCGTCGCGCGGCCATTCGGTGCCGGTGATCAATGGCTTTGAGCAGGCGACGGGCCGCGCGCATGGCGCATGTGTCATCGTGCATGAGCACGGCGACGAGCGCGATCGTCTGGAATTGGACATGACTTCGGCCTATCCAGAGGAGGCCAGTCTTGGAACTCTTACACGTAATCTCGTGCTGGACCGCACCGTCTCGGGTGGCCGCATCCTGCTCGAGGATAGCTTTGCGTTTTCCAGCGGCGCCGGGTCGTTCCAGTCGGTCCTGGTTACGTCCATGTCGGCCGAAGCGGAAAACGGCATGATCCGTATCGGTGCCGCGCCGGCCGGCGTTTCCGTGCGCTACGACGCCTCGGCCCTGGACGTCACCTTCGAAAAATATGAGCGGGCGGAAAAACAATACCAGCCCGCAATCGATCTCACGCGCGTGGTGTTCACGCCCAGGCATAAGGCCCGGGATGGTCAACTCGCGCTCGAAATCTCGCCGCTCGGCTGAGCGGGGAGTGCTGCTCCTTTGGGGCATGCCTATCGTGGTTCGCGGCGCAGAGGAGCGCTGCGCACCTGAAATGAATTCCGGTGGTGGGACAGCCCCGGACATGGGAGGACTAGCATGAGAAAAGACCATCTTCTCGGTTTGACCAGCGCAGTGGCCATGGCTGCCATGCTGGCAGCAACCGGGCCAGCGCTTTCCGCAGGCCAAGCGCCTGAACTCGAAGCGCTCGTAGCGAGCGGCGACCTGCCACCTTTGGAAGATCGCCTGCCATCCAATCCGCTGGTCGTTCAAGACGACAGCATCGGCCAATATGGCGGCACCTGGCGCATGGGCATGAATGGCGGGGGCGACAATGGCTTGATCGTCAAGACGGTCGCCTATGAAGGCCTGGTCCGCTACGACCATCAGTGGGACAAGGTCATCCCCAATCTCGCCGAGAGCTGGGAAGTCAATGACGACGCCACCCGCTATACCTTCAAGCTGCGTGAAGGTGTGAAATGGTCGGACGGCACACCCTTCACCACTGAGGACATCGCCTTCGCCTTCGAAATGTACCAGGACCCCGACTATGCCGCCGGGAGCTGGATCGACAACAAGAACAACTTGCCTTCACTTGAAGTCATCGACGACTACAATTTCACGGTCGTTTTCGAAAAGCCCAATGGCATGTTCATGGGCACCATTGCCGGCGTCGATGGCATTCACATCACGTCGCTGCAAAAGAAATATTGCAGCCAGTTTCACCCGAACTATAACGAGAACGCCGCCGCCGATGCCGAGGCCGCGGGCTTTTCGAGCTGGGCGCTCTACCTGCAGGACCGCTGCGCCTGGGGCTGGGAAACCATCCGTTTTGCCAATCCCGAGCTGCCCACCATCTATGGCTGGGTGATCGACCAGCCGCTGACGGCCAATGCCACCCGCGTCACCTGGAAGCGCAACCCCTATTATTGGAAGGTCGACGCCGAAGGGAACCAGCTTCCCTATATCGACAATCTCGATATGCGCGTCAGCCAGGGCGGCGTCGAGGAATTGACCCTTGCCGCGCTCAATGGCGAGATCGACTTCCAGGAACGCCATATTGCCACCACCACGAACAAGCCCCTGTTCTTCGACGGGCAGGAAGCGGGCGGCTACCACCTGGGCGAAGTCATTCCCTCGGCCTCCAACACGCTGGTGCTGCAGCTCAATTTCAACCATCTCGATCCGGTCAAGCGCGAGCTCTACCAGAACAAGGACTTCCGCATCGGCATTTCCCACGCCATCGACCGGCAGGAGATTATCGACGTGGTCTTTACTGGCCAGGGCGAACCGTTCCAGGTCGCCCCGCGTCCTGAATCCGCCTTCTATGACGAAGAGCTGGCCAAGCAATATACCGAGTTCGACCCGGACCTTGCCGCCCAGCATTTCGAAGCCGCCGGCCTCACTGAAAAGAACGGTGACGGCATCTACCTGATGAGCGACGGCAACCCGGCCAAGATCACTGTCGACGTGATCTCGGCGCTG belongs to Devosia sp. XK-2 and includes:
- a CDS encoding response regulator encodes the protein MTETRILVVDDEPQIQRFLKPALMAVGYDVVQAGTVAEAKRAIAMQAPDAVVLDLGLPDGDGKEVIATVRAFSSVPIIVLSARDQEREKIDALDLGADDYVEKPFGIGELLARIRTALRHQEPTQRRPDTITIGPLTIDDAAHRVERDGKGIHLTPKEYDLLLLLARNAGRVLIHRQILSQIWGPAHAEDVQYLRVLIGQLRAKIDLGGGRPSLIRNEAGVGYRLEPNGDE
- a CDS encoding site-specific integrase, with amino-acid sequence MAKKRARLDAMAAAGNTFGVVAREFIEKMRRDGRAEPTIEKNKWMLQTLASQLAPHLITQITAKDVLAVLAALERSGRVESALPTRAAIGRVFRFAIATARAESDPTSALRGALQRHAPVSHAALTDPTGLGGLLRAIYGYEGWPSLRGALSIQALCFARPGETRSMEWSELNGADAVWTIPAAKTKMRREHQVPLSRQALIVIEEMQNLFGDRPYVFPSMMTGKKLLSENSMNSALRRMGIGRSEHTAHGFRSSASTILNESGKFSADAIEAQLAHLDAREVRRIYNRSTYWDERVRMMQWWADLLDEMRDDTKR
- a CDS encoding Arm DNA-binding domain-containing protein, which translates into the protein MTANDFGGIFDGIKLAAQGTIPSLPLTDIQIRNAKPDKKAKKLPDMEGLYLFVSPAGGKSWRMDYRFAEKRKTLTFGPYPALTLSDARSKKMRQNSY
- a CDS encoding LacI family DNA-binding transcriptional regulator, with amino-acid sequence MAPGKRASQADIAEKLGVSVSTVSRALANEIGISDAVRADVQRMARALGYKSKHPPVPGNLDRRALALVPLNSAVGSLASFYSDIVEGMRSQAEQMGLVLDVRLVNEDMVTLDFIRRQVSKTGANGVILAGIDPDEAIAEWALQSQMALVLANGSDPLMRFNSVCPANFYGAYQATQHLIDAGHRKILHYTYHHRPTILQRRRGFEAAIAANPGTEGLVVISNEYSSKDLLAALLAGQYDVSAVFCWNDGVAVTMVEALLGQDSPMRPGFSIIGFDDLPIAGMASPRLSTIRVNREALGRGVIRLLASQLDGETAVQQLEIGLTLVGGETVRRLD
- a CDS encoding heparinase II/III family protein, translated to MTLRGWNVKHVGMVLSAAQTFAPFPRHGSSEFTTLKARLGTDVVTELLAAAEDDLVAPIPALPARLYHEFRETGRREGYEDAQRLRRNMLYRLTLAEWLEGEGRFLPALEDVAWARLEEANWAWPAHARDLDRTDHPTLDLAAAMTALDMAEMDYLIGERLSPNLRLRLREEVERRAIGAFLDRDDHWWLHTTPDKQVNNWTAVCVAGVVGAALYLEPDANRLARIVTRGLHSLADYLETFDQQGGSSEGPDYWTYGFGNYVVLAHLLHQRSGGAIDLLEGPFLRDIAQFPLRTQMAPGVWVSFSDSDASPVFHPGLLSHLAAHMNLPGLLGLGMVNDFAVEGFNQFCWPLRQFAWPLPDAAAPAVPGPHDWYDEMGWMISRLDPQDPQSLRLAAKGGHNDEMHNQNDVGSFMVVAGGKVVLTDPGRGRYSKAYFGPERYQNLFASSRGHSVPVINGFEQATGRAHGACVIVHEHGDERDRLELDMTSAYPEEASLGTLTRNLVLDRTVSGGRILLEDSFAFSSGAGSFQSVLVTSMSAEAENGMIRIGAAPAGVSVRYDASALDVTFEKYERAEKQYQPAIDLTRVVFTPRHKARDGQLALEISPLG
- a CDS encoding ABC transporter substrate-binding protein produces the protein MRKDHLLGLTSAVAMAAMLAATGPALSAGQAPELEALVASGDLPPLEDRLPSNPLVVQDDSIGQYGGTWRMGMNGGGDNGLIVKTVAYEGLVRYDHQWDKVIPNLAESWEVNDDATRYTFKLREGVKWSDGTPFTTEDIAFAFEMYQDPDYAAGSWIDNKNNLPSLEVIDDYNFTVVFEKPNGMFMGTIAGVDGIHITSLQKKYCSQFHPNYNENAAADAEAAGFSSWALYLQDRCAWGWETIRFANPELPTIYGWVIDQPLTANATRVTWKRNPYYWKVDAEGNQLPYIDNLDMRVSQGGVEELTLAALNGEIDFQERHIATTTNKPLFFDGQEAGGYHLGEVIPSASNTLVLQLNFNHLDPVKRELYQNKDFRIGISHAIDRQEIIDVVFTGQGEPFQVAPRPESAFYDEELAKQYTEFDPDLAAQHFEAAGLTEKNGDGIYLMSDGNPAKITVDVISALRPEWIDMLEIMQLQLGAAGIEIELNNIDRTLFYEKRPAGEFDAQVWAGDGGIEALQEPRYYFPFSDESVWAYRWAQWFNGTRPEIAEEPVDWAKEQMELYQQVRASGDPDERADLFRQVLAITKEQFPVIGVGLMPNSYSIIRNNLKNAPESMFNAWLFPTPAPMDPVTWYFE